The following are from one region of the Salmo salar unplaced genomic scaffold, Ssal_v3.1, whole genome shotgun sequence genome:
- the LOC123735090 gene encoding scavenger receptor cysteine-rich domain-containing group B protein-like: MRDVMVVCRELHCGDAVAVSRGPLIEYGRGGVTLFSCSGDESIRQCVIRGPGDCYGEYYHHVTCSESVRLVDGAGLCSGRVEVKSNQSWASVCEADFDRQDAEVVCGELGCGAPAALQGGSMEKVRVRPGIKSSSVKAKSPFSWTVTPQTEKTTPVYLVMLLDSPAQSLMM, translated from the exons ATGAGAGATGTTATGGTTGTGTGTAGAGAGCTGCACTGTGGGGATGCTGTAGCTGTATCTAGAGGACCTCTGATTGAATATGGAAGAGGAGGAGTCACACTATTTAGTTGTAGTGGAGATGAGTCTATTAGACAGTGTGTCATCAGAGGACCTGGTGACTGTTATGGTGAATATTATCATCATGTGACCTGTTCAG AGTCTGTGCGGCTTGTGGATGGAGCTGGTCTCTGctctgggagagtggaggtgaagTCCAATCAGTCCTGGGCCTCAGTGTGTGAAGCTGACTTTGACCGGCAGGATGCAGAGGTAGTCTGTGGGGAGCTTGGCTGTGGGGCTCCTGCAGCTCTACAGGGGGGCTCTATGGAGAAGGTGAGGGTCAGACCTGGGATAAAGAGTTCCAGTGTAAAGGCAAAGAGTCCCTTCTCCTGGACTgtgacacctcagacagagaaaaCAACACCTGTCTACCTGGTAATGCTGTTGGACTCACCTGCTCAG agcCTGATGAtgtga
- the LOC123735088 gene encoding zinc finger protein with KRAB and SCAN domains 1-like, producing MRSLSFSPPAKEEEVCWTEKEALGLNIVVKGEKEEEDVTVKKEVGDEAVPVKEEEEDMFRVKEEEEDVTVKEEEEEKEDTVFGVQKEGEISVTLKDEEVEVGDLIYTRERRDYLGSSGEPQQHDDANEAEKSLSRSYHLKKPTEKKSHLCSDCGKHCKSSSELKIHQRVHTGEKSHHCFECGKSYLRSESLKVHMRIHTGEKPYSCDQCGKSFTQSSCLKTHQRIHTGEKPYSCDQCGKSFTDSSCLIVHLRTHTGEKPYHCSGCGKRFVSSTDLKSHQKYTQLRNLKTVLNVGRVLITQAG from the exons ATGAGGTCACTAAGCTTCtcccctcctgctaaagaagaggaggtctgctggacggagaaagaagctctggggctgaacattgtagtgaaaggggagaaggaagaggaggatgtcacagtaaaaaAAGAAGTTGGGGATGAGGCTGttccagtgaaagaagaggaggaagacatgttcagagtgaaagaggaggaagaggatgttactgtgaaagaagaggaggaagaaaaaGAGGATACAGTTTTTGGAGTTCAGAAGGAAGGGGAAATTTCTGTCACATTGAAAGATGAAGAGGTGGAGGTAGGAGATCTGAtttacacca gagagagacgtgactatcttggatcctctggggagcctcaacaacatgatgatgctaacgaggcagagaagagtctctccagatcataTCACCTCAAGAAACCCACAGAGAAGAAATCTCacctctgctctgactgtgggaaacattgcaaatcttcatcagaacttaaaatacaccagcgagtacacacaggagagaaatctcaccactgttttgagtgtgggaagagttacttaagatCAGAATCACTAAAAGTACAcatgagaattcacactggagagaaaccttatagctgtgatcaatgtgggaagagttttactcagtcaagctgCCTGAAAactcaccagagaatacacactggagagaaaccttatagctgtgatcaatgtgggaagagttttactgactcAAGCTGCCTGATAGTACatctgagaacacacacaggagagaaaccgtaccaCTGCTCTGGCTGCGGAAAGAGATTTGTTAGTTCAACAGATTTAAAATCACACCAAAAATACACACAGTTGAGAAATCTTAAaactgtactcaatgtgggaagagttttaatcACTCAAGCTGGCTGA